The Plasmodium vivax chromosome 12, whole genome shotgun sequence genomic interval TACCGTTTAtatcattttctttaaagaAGTCAtacgtttgttttttcttcttccccccggtACTTATGGGACTCTTTCGATAGCAAGAAAGGTAATGAAAAATGACATTcttcacaaaataaatgtacagaATTTGTAtggtatttaaaaattcaaacCCGTTGACCAATGTGCAAACGGTGGAGAAAATGACAAGGCAGACATACAAGGTAATGTTATACTCTATGAATAGCTGCAAATTGGTGAGAATACAATTTGAgaaatttttcaattttacaaaatcgTATAAActtttattcaaaatgacAATGtcgcttttttctttgcactCTCCTCTACCCCTATTGTCGCATATGCGTAGACTGCACGATGACTCTTCACAGACTACGCTACTTTCGTTTGTCGCGAGGGCATTCTTCCCATAATAATTCGAAATGGTCAACAGACGGGATAACTCCGTATTTTCgcaattgtaaaaaatgttgttGCTTAGGAGAAAATCgtgcttcttctttctcgcttcattttggctagtcaTATTTATCATCACGTTATCGTCACACtctttcaaatttaaaatttcactTCTGCATTTGTTGGGCGCCAAATATTTGCTGGCCCCCTTCTTCAGGGTGTAATTCCCCAGGTTTGCGGTTCCCTCGCAAGGCGGTGTCTCGTAGATGTCATTTTCATCCCCGTTTTTTTGCTCCCTTCCCTGCGAATtcaccttttcctttttcttcccccccccctggggataGCTACCAAACCGGTCTCCCTCATTTTGGTAGTGCAGATCCAGCGCCTCCTCTTCGCCCACCAACTTTGCATTGTACAGCTGGAAATTTTCAAAGAAATGGGGAAAGTCACAAaacagcttcttcaccttaGACATGCCTTCCTTGGTAAACACCTTCACGTCCATGCCGTTCGCTTCCAACATTTTGTAATCAAAATAGAAATGCTTGGTCAGCATCTTTTCGAATATCAGGATGGATACACACGTATAGTCATTCTGTTCTACATACTTGAGGTACGTTTCCTCCAGgtttttattcatttgtttGTTGTCAAATGTGTAGTCGTTGTCGTCTTCGTACTGGAAGAGCTCCTCCCTCTCCTTGGCGCCCAGCGCCACTTCCTTGTACGCGAGGCAGATGACTGCCTCGTGCTTTTCCTGCTGCACCTGCTGGGCCTTTTCCCTCAGCGGGGCGACgtcgctgcgggggggggtcaGAAGTGGATAAGCGCATAAGCGTATAAGCGTAGAAGTTGCGGTGTAGACACGGGGGGCGGTGCAGCGAGACTTGCCGCGTGACTTGCCGCGCCAACTAACCCGTGCACCGCGTCGCCGTCCAGGTACTGGCTGCACTTGGGGAGGACCAGGCTGGCGCGGCCCCGGACGAAGATGCGCAGCACGCTGGGGGGCTCCCCGCCCTGCGCACCGGGCACCCCCTGACCCAAAAAGCCCTCCTCCGACAAGACAAACGCGATTACAAAATCCTGGCCACTAGATATAACACGAAATAGGCGCTTCTTACAGATGAAGTAATCTTCGAACTTTATTTTGAACCCCTTCAAGAATTTTAAGAGAGACAAATCTATGCACAGAAAGTTTTCATTATAATGGTACAAATTACTGGTGGTGAGGATACCCTGGACGAGCATCTTGAAAAAGAGGCTCCTCATCATTTCTGCCTTCCTCCCCTGGTCCGTAGCCAAGTTAACCAAGTTAAGCACCTTAGCCAACTTCTGCCCCACTTGCAGCTGCAGAtctgcctctccccccccagaggcggtggaaaaacaaaaattcgAGTTGCAAAAGAAGTACACACATCTGTACTTTATGTATTTCTCCAAATCGATGTAAATCATATTAGTGAAAAGAATTTTCTcgaaagtattttttttctttaggaTAAAATGTTCGCGCATTATTTGCCTGGAATTTAACGCTATGCAATTCTGCAGGAGGAGGGGCATCTGGTCGATGGACAACAGCAGGTACTTCATGATCTCCAAAATGATGCAGTTAAGCAAAAACATGAGCAAGTTGTAGGAATAAGTTTGCATGTTATTCTCTACCAAGTTAATTAAGAAGTGAATAAATACGAAGAGGATGCAGAGGATGCAATAGAAGATGATTATAATGACTACATTTTTTGAGAAGCTATTGATGATGTCTTCCAGTTCGGTGCTCTCCTCCATGTCTTTGATTGTATTTTGGAACATCTGCTTGTTTTTACTAACGCAGGTGGTTAGCATGATGCCCGTGCCGGCTCGCACGATCGACTCCGACAGGACAAGGGGGGAGTATTCGAACAGTTTCTCGAAATTTGTCGCTAGCGCGTTGTTTTTGCTGCCTCGTTCGCCTgcaattttgccattttcgcCTCTGCTTTCGTCTGCATTCTCTCCAGTTTCGCCTGCGACTGCCGCGCCGGGGTCCCCCTCTTCCCGGCTGAACCTCTTCAACGCCATCTTGACCTTCAAATTGAGCACTTCCAAATAGTTgagtttcttcttcctcaactCGTTGAGGCtgatcttcctcttcttagACCTCTCATAGTAGTACATATATTCGTCAaggctaatttttttcttccacgtTTTTTCTAGCTTTAAAATTCTCGACTCATCCACTACCAGGTTGTTACTTTTGATGAGGATCCCATCCGCTGGGATCACGTCCCCCTTGAACAGGTACACGACGTCGCCTACTAAAATGTTCTTACTGTTAATTGTGTATAGGTTATTTTCGAACAAAATGTAGTTTAGtaggtttctttttttttctttttccatttcggtGGAGGTCCTTCTTCCCTCTTCAATATTGCCCTCCTTTTGATCGTCTCCACTGGGGTTGTGCTCCCCATCTGACTCGCTACATAGGAGGACCTTCTTCGCAGCCACGTTGGTCTTTCCTTCCTCATCGTGCGtctccaaaattttatccCTTTGCTCTTCACTTGGTAGCAGCTTCGACCCCGTCTTACTTCCCCTGTCTGGCAATGCACCCTCCGCGGTGGCTCTGGGCGTGTCTGCACTTTTGCCATTGCAGCTTGGCCCACTTGGCGTTAGCTTCGCCTCTCCCTCGGAACTATCGGGACAATACCCCATGGGAGTAATTTCCTTAAAGTTCTCCTGCACATAGCTGGAGTGCTTGTCCCCCTTGAACACCTCGTAGTCGAACAGCTCCGCATTTATCCGGTTGAGAAAACTCTTTAGGAAGAAATACTTGGAGTACTTCCTAATTTCGATCGTTTTTCTGCTCTCAAATTTGGCCAActttcctttccccttcGCCCTGTTCTTTATAAAGTTGCGGCAGATATAGTTCTCTTTAAAGTTATTCATCTTTGACATGATCGAGTTGATTCTGTTTTCCTTCGCGTAGTGCACTGCCGTCAGGGAAAGGCAGCCGATGGTCACAATGAGGGAGAAGAACAGCGACCCTAGGAACTCTGCGTGGGTGGGGGGAAGTAGAATAAGATGAAGGGGTGGGTGAAGAGGTTGAACAAGCAGAAGAAATGGGTGAAGTAGATGAAGTAGAAGAATCGGGTGAAGTAGAAGTTGAAGAAGTGGGAGAACtgggtgaagaagcagaagaagttGAAGTGGTTGAACAGGTTGAAGAAGTAGAACAAGTGGGTGAAGTGGGAGAAGTGAGAGAAGCGGgtgaagtggaagaagcgggTGAAGTGGGAGAAGTGAGAGAAGCGGgtgaagtggaagaagcgggTGAAGAATCCGGCCATGGAGTGAGACCACACAGCGAAGCAGCACTTCCAAACCGCACTGCCAAACTGCACTGCCAAACCGCACCGCCAAACCGCTCGGGCTCACCTATGAGGTTCTCCCCGTCACACACGTACGTCACAAAGGTGTAGAAGTAAACGCAAGACAGAAAAACGCTCAGGGGGTAGTTCGCCAGGTAAATCTTCACAACGGAAAAGTAGGTGATCGAGGGAAGCGACTGAATGATGTTCGAGCAGTAGCTGTAAATTCGGTAGCTATTGATGACGTTGATCTTTTTGTTAAACACAAAGTAGTCTGGCAGTTTCTTTGCATCGCCAATCCCTTCGCTAACGTGCTTCCCCTGCTGCCCATCAACCGTGTCTACacttttgcccctccccccataGACAtactttaacatttttcgaaaaaacgTTAACTTGCATTGtcgcaaaaatgtgtcaTCACAGTTTTCCTCCAAATAAAAGTTTAACCCATTTTCTTTGCTAATCACTTCCTCCATTAAATTCTTGGAGCTCCTAACCACCTTCAGCTCCTCGCTGTagtcttcatttttcatgtacTTGTCGAAGATGCCCTTGAAGAATTTCGCCTCATACGGAAACAGGCTCTTCGTGATTtcgttgttcattttttgttggGGGGAGCGGTGTGGAGAAGGGGCAGTacgcaaaggggaagtaaACAGGTGAGAAGTAAACAAAGGCGCAGAAGAACTTCCACTGGGTTGCTAACCTCCTTAGTGTtgcgtcctttttttcttctttttttgcgcgctTTCCCTACCCCCCAGATGCGCCGAGGCCGTCTCCTTGCTTGTCAGCGCGTCTACTGGGTGGTAAAGCTAAATTAACATTCCCCTCTCAATTGTGTCCGGTACTTCATTTGCCGTTCTTCTACTTCGCTCACCTGCAGTATCTGCCTCTCTCTCGTTTGTgccttttattatttttttttttttttttttttcttttcccaacTGGAATTTCAATTTCCCCTACCCGTTAGGGAGTCTCTGCGAggatgcctttttttttttttttttttcacatgatAGCTACTTTCGCTCCGTTAAGGGGTTCTTCCTTCCTTCATCCATTCATTCATTCCtacgttcctttttttttttttttttttctttcccccggTGTGCAAACCCCTTCTAGCCATCCCCGCTTCTACACCTGGGGTGCACACAAAGTGGACAGCGCCGGGGAGGGGATTCACACGAGGCTCATCGCATCAGATGTGGCGAAGCGAATCGAAGCggagaaaatataataaaataaagtaaagcAAAGCAATGTAAAGCAAAATCGCGTGGatcacttcccccccatgtgcGCCATTTCGATGCGCGGAAGACTCACCACACTGCGCACTCCCCCGAGAAGCATTCACTTTTTAACGAGAGCACTCCACCCCATTAGTCTCCAAAGTAGCATCTACACGGTTTTCCCTTTGTGCTCACCCGGGGGATACACCCGAAAAgtgccattttgttaaagacAATTTTGTGAGGCATTACACATATAGACATAGGCGCAGTGAGAAGttagcacattttttatcctttatattttatattttttctttttttttttttttttttttttcccacctttgTGAGCGCGGTAAAGTTCCACCTCTGCGGGGACAACACGTAGTGGAAGGCAGAGGCACTGTAGTAACCATTCCGATACGCAAGCGCACATTTTGTCGACTCAGCAACTGGGATAAAAGTTAAGGGGAGCACTTCTTCAGGTGAATCTTCGTCTTACGTGAAAGTGTAAACTACGCGAGGTAACGTCAACATGTTTACTCCAATGTAgataccatttttttttcttttcttttcggCTGAAACAGGAACTGGAGGCACTCCCACGGAGATGCCGCCTGAGGGGTTGTGGATCTGCGAAATGTGCGGGAGCAAGGATCTCCGCTCCTCCGCTTGAAGCGCCCCCGTCAGTCGGTAGCCAAGTTGGCAGCTTCAAACCGAGGCGGTTGCAAAGTTCGCAGCTGCAAAATTGGCTGCTCCAAACCGAGGCGACCCGCGATGGAGAAGAAACTCGTCGCGGAGTCCTACATCGGGTTCAACGGAGCCATCTCGAACAACCTGATCCTCATAaggcacgaaaaaaaactggaCAAAAAAACATACCATGAAAAGCTAAAACTGATAGAGCAAGAAGAAATtgaggaaaatgaaaagaagaaaaaactcaAAAGCGTTtacaatttgaagagcatCGACATCAACCACAATTACTACGAgttgaagaaggaggaacTCCGTTACCACTTCTACATGATCTATGCCATAGGGACGAATATCATAAAAGAGGACGTGGTGAAAAACGAcagaataattttaaaaagcggcaaaaataGAATCACCAAACTCTATGTCGATGGGGGTCATAAGTACATCTGCTGCTGTAAGGAAAGCAAATTAATTtctaacatatatatatacaaatttgaGAATGAGGAGGACCCCATCATTTTGTCTCTTCACAAGTTTAGGACTCTCGATGTCTCCATCAGCAGAGATGGCAAGTACTTGCTTTCGTCTGGTGGGGAGGATGACAAAACGTTGGTTTTGACTCAAATTGGGAACcagaaatttatttacaagTCCTCATCAGATTATCCCTACACGaatgtttcctttttccacaactcgaacaattttataataggTTAGTTCGTCCATCCTGCAATGTAAAGCGGACGACGCGTCTGTGATGCGTCCCTCGAATGGTGGTTTCATCGCATTTGGGGAGAAGCTAGGGGGGGTGTTCCTCCATTAAGGAGCGCCAATTGCCCctatcattttttcacttttttttcacttttttttcacttttttatcacttttttttcacttttttttcactttctgccttttttttccccctttttttcccttttccctgCCGCTGCCCCCCTTTGCGAAGCCAAGCTGAACAGCATCAAGATCTGCTACTACGACTTCACGAAGAAGCTGATGAGCGAGGAGGAGGTGAACACATCCATTTACAAGCGGCAGTTCCTGTGCCTCGAGCTGAAGAAAAACGATGAGTACGCCTACCTGGGGACGACCACAGGTGGGGCCAAACCGCGCAAGTGGGCGGTCCATTCGTACGTGCTGGTACATCGCCTCTTATCAAAGTGGACACCTTGATGGTGACTTGCCCCCCACACCCGCAGGCGACGTCCTCGTGGTGAACATCAAGTCGAAGGTGCTCGAGAAGATCCTCCCGGAGAACTACCTCTTCAGCAACGGGATAAACGTGGTGAAGATTCTGAGCGACAACACGATTTTGACAGGTGAGAAGGGGCAGCAAGGTGTAGTAGCGGATGACAAAGAGACCGCTACGCTAAGAGACCACTTCAGACAGTACCACTTCAGATAGTACCACTTCAGATAGTACCAATGAATCCTCCTTAactgccccctcccccatgCGCAGGAAGCGGAGACGGCTACGTTAGCCTGATAGACGtggctgaaaaaaaaatcgtcagAAAAACAAAGCTGTACGGATCGATCAACTCCATAGAAATGAGAAACGCCTCCACCCTATACATCAGCGTCCACGAAAATGTCATATACGTGATGGACGTCATCAATAACACACACAAGGTGCTAATGTTGCTTCATAGCAATTACATTCGAGACttgtgcttccccttcgaTTACAACTACGTCATGTACACCTGTAGCCACAACAACATAATGGCTTGgcatttttacgaaaaaaaagttatatttttaaaaaacatagaaaaagggaaattcaTCTACTACGATAGGAAATTTCTGAACATACCAACAGATAAAAGAGAGAAGctttgcaaaatgaacaaactgCATGAAGAACAAGTTGCacacaatttggaaaaaaaaaaaaacaatggaGATACATTTGataagataaataaaaacttgACATGCCACAGCATACAAATTACGAAGGATGGCAAGTACGTAGCTCTTTCCGTCCACAATAACATCTACCTGTTAACGtcaaaatatatgaaaatcgTTACGGTCATTTTGAACGCCCATTATGACTACTGCGATGCTTTGGAGTTTCACAAGCAGTATGATTTGATTACAGCTGGGAATCATGGCGacataaaattttggaaatttaaaaacggCAAGTATGTCAATGTGAACACTCTGGGCTACCACTGCACGGCCATCAACCGGATCATCCTCTACGCGGGAAAATACGTAACTGCGGAGTGGCGAAGCGATGGCGCAGCGAAGCGGCGGGGTGCCTGAGGCatcgaaaaagggaaagcttTATCACGTTACATCAACGCGCGTCACTCAAGCACCCCGGCACAACTTGATAaagcttcccttttttcccatctcCCTACTGCTCAGAGTAGACATGCTCCGcaccctctccccccccactcCTTCAACCCACAGCTCTGCAGCTGCAGCGAAGACGGACTCATCACCATCTACAACATCGAGGAATCCACGCtcgtgaaaaaaataattgacaCGAGCAACGCCAGATATAGGCAAATCTGcctgaacaaaaaatttgacaTCCTCCTCTGCTGCGGAAATAACAACATCTTTATGTACTACGATTTGATAAAGAACGAAATCAGCAAGCACTTTTATTACTCCCCCTTCCACAACGTCCTCACGGTCGACATGAACGACACCGGGGAGTACTTCATAACGGGTGGGTCTGCGGTTGGGCGAGTGGCAGCAGAGATGGGGGCGcctacacacatatatatacatacatgttccccctttggccGCGCTGTCATATCCGCCCGAGGAACAACCTCTTGCTCATCTGCTTACCCATCTGCTTACCCCTCCACACTCGCAGGCTCCGACGACTGCAAGCTGCGGCTCTACGAATTCAAAACGTGCACGTGTCTGTACATAGGTATGGCCTCAGCAATTTTCACGATTAAGCAGCTGCGCAGCCGCTTAGCTACGCCGCTTACTTACACCGCTTTGCTACACCGCTTTGCCACCCCCCGCAGGAGATGCACACAACGACGTCATAAACAAATGCATGTTCACGGTCGATAACCACTTCATCATATCCGTTTCGAAGGACGAAAGTAAGGCACAGCGAGTTGGCAGCCGCTGTGCGGTGGAACAAGATAGAGCGagggagacaaaaaaaaaaaaaaaaaagacacgcAAATGGGAGCACCAAACGGAAAAGGTGCACCAAGCGGAAAAGGCGCACCAAGCGGAAAAGGCGCACCAAACGGAAAAGGTGCACCTTTGCTATACCCGCagcgaaagagaaaaaaaaaaagtaacaaaaCGAATGCGGTGATGAATTCCCCTAACTGTGCAGGCATAATTTACTGGAACGTCCCCGCGGAAATGAAGAGGCAGGGATTGGCAAAGGAGCTCGAGGAGTAGTGCCGCTTGGGCGCACAAGAAGAGGTGTCCCGTTGACGTTGCTCAAAAATGCGGCACCTTCTTATTCTCCAgttggcgttttttttttaattttttttttttttcgcacgtGTGTCCCCACACACCAAATGCGTCACAAATGCGAACATTTTACGCACACaaaaacgaataaaaaaacgCGACATCGCCGTTGGAGCAGAAGAGTTATTTATGACTAATTCATGTGGGTGAAGAGTATCTCGTCAAATTTGGAGGTGAACCAGATTTCCGGGCCACAAATGTCAAACTGTATTTGacagaaaagcaaaaagcaattaattttcccatttttaaaatcgtacttatcaaaaaaaatcatattattttttttaattaccgCTTTGATTTCCTCATTGTGCATATCGACGCCCCTCGATTTGATGCTCCGAAgtacatgcaaaaaaaagtacttaAATCCTTGGCTCGTATGATTCATGTCCTGCAGCTTATTCTTTGCTAACAAGTGATTGCTGCTGCTCCCTCTTGCCCCCTCGTAGTTCTCCTCATGTTGCTCCCTCCTCATGTCTTCGCAGTTCTCCTCAGTTGTAGAAATGGTGTTATCTTTCAGTTCCCTCATAAGCGAATTATTTAACCCCAAATCATCATTTTGCAGAAGCGCATTCGGATTctttagcaaattttttaattttataagtgGAGACTCACTCTTAACTCTCATTAAAATCTTCTCATCcgttatgaacaaaaaactGTAGTCCCTGTAGAGCGTCCTCAGCACAACATAGTTCGCTCTGTTGGAAGTGTCTTGATactttttttcaaacagcCTCAATTCAGGGGTACAGCTACTGCCAATATTAATTTGGGTAATCTCATCATACAGTAGAATTTTCCTGGACCAATTAGCCATGATGCATATATGTCCTGGGTTAAaggttaaaatatttttttttattttccccttccgcgTAACTTTGATGGTGAGAACCCCCTTTAGTATTTCCTTGATGGCTATCAAATAATTTCGGAAGAGTGTGAACTGCTCCGTGCTGTACAGGAGGGCCATTCGCACTCTGATCGCCTCCCCCACATTTAAATAAGTGCTCATCGCCTTCGCCACGAATTCGACGTCTTCGTCTCGCTCGTTCACGTTCATCAGGAAGTCGTATTTTTTCTGCAGTGcgcgtggggggggagcgatGCATCAGCGATTCGCGCGGGCGCGGCCACGTACAGGGTGAGCAGGAGAATGTGAACATATGAACGTATGAGCGTGAGCATATGAACATGAgcatatgaacatatgaaCGTATGAACGTATgaacatgtacatgtacatgtgcgcTTACATACATATGAACATTTGAACATATACTTATGCGCTTATATTCGTATGCCCTGCATACACAagcacatatacacatacatacacatatgccCTTATACACATAAACGTACGCACTTGTACCCACATATACGTACCCACTTATATACGCACACGTACATGTACGCGtttatacacacatatacgtacacacttacacacacacgcaccCGTGTGTACGCGCGCCTTGCCGCTTCACGGGGCAACCCCACTGCTGCAACGAGTTCAGAAGAGGCACCCAAGCGGTGGCTCCACGCGAACGCTTCTCTCCATCCACCCCTGTACGTGCTTCTAATCGCGTGGGGATCTcctcttattttttacctCATTTTGCATAGCCTTGTTCATAAAGAAGGGGAGGTTCTTCGTCAAATTTTCGTCGAcgcctgcaggggggggagaaatgaGCAGTATGGATTGGGCAGTATGATGAGCAGCATGGTGAGTTGCATGCTGAACTGCATGGTGAGCGCTCCACGGGTAGGCATCCCCCAATGAGGGCCACTCCCCATGCCAGCCTAAGTGCGCATCTTCCGACGTACCATTTTTCGCATTTAATGTCTTTTCATACGGCTTCAAATTTTGATCAATTTTTCCATACGCCCTGAACAGAGGTGGAAAGGGAGGAGgtttggaggaaaaataaaaaaacagataTGCGTTGTACTCCCGGTAAAGGTAGCCCCTTTGGTTTGAAGCCAAGTGGGTGCATGTCACGTGGAGAGAGTCACGTGGAGGGAGTCACGTGGAGAGAGTCACATGAAGAGAGTCACGTGGAGAGAGTCATGTGACGCATCGCGCGGGGAAGCAAGGACACGCATTCCATTCCCACACATGTGTTTGGCCTTTCCTCCTGCCCACTTACTCGTACACAACTTCATTGCAGTTCTTCCTCTTATACAACTTTTCCTTAAGActcattttgctcctttCGACTTGTGCAATTTGGGATGTGATTGAGGGGGCAAGACAAGTCGGTGTAACAGCCGAAAGAGGGGGTCAAATGATAGCTGTTTGGAAGAGGAATAAAAGAGAAACGAATTTCCCCTTTGTACTTATCCTTGTGCGTGCAGCTATGAATATATGAGCGCACGTGTGCAACTGCAGGTGAGGGAAAATATGCCCCTTATGTAACTACATAATGGTAATTATATGCACAACGAACGAGCGATAACGCCTTTATTTCTACAGATGTTCGTGACAGCTGCCAAAAATCCACACGGAAATGCTTCCTGCACCAAGcgccttcccctttgtgtGTTTTGCGTTTTGTATGTTACGTATGTTATGTCTGTTATGTATGTTACGTATGTTATGTATGTTACGTACGTTATGTCTGTTATGTATGTTTCGTATGTTATGTCTGTTATGTATGTTTCGTATGATTTGTGcgttttgtgtttttttttttttttaaatgttgcAAATGCGGAAATGCTGCTGGCAGGAGGGAACCAGTTTAAGCAGGTCCTCCGCGCGCGGTTGCACTTTTGTTTACGTCTGACGGAGGGGGCACCATGCATTTTTCGCGTCTGTTCTTTTGCGCCTTTCACGCATGCCGCTCATTCCGCACATTCCGTgtcttcttcgtctttttttttccgctttacGCCTCAAATTTCGCGCCGACCGCGTGACCCGCTCAACATGTCTGGCCACGCATGCGCAGccaaaaaaagtaatttttttaacacaaaattcaggaagcaaaataaaaaagtgggGAAATTTCAAAAAGGCAAATCGAAGAAAAATGCCCCTCGGCGCGAAACCCCCGGGCGGGAAAACGCCTTTTTGTTGCGTCGCCGCGCGGGCATGCACAAAGGGGGTAGCGAACGAACGCGAGTGGGCTGGCAGATACGCGCTCCAACCGATGCTCACACCAACGGATAAACCGACCGATAAACCGCCGGATACCGATACACATGCGCATACGCGCGTGAATGCACATGTATGGAGCAACCCGGTTGCTGGTCGGGGACACGCAGGAGAGGCGGTCACCTGGACATGCTGCCCTCCCCCGCGCTGTTGCACTCTTATGtgctcacatttttggcCAACAAA includes:
- a CDS encoding hypothetical protein, conserved (encoded by transcript PVX_083325A); the protein is MSLKEKLYKRKNCNEVVYEAYGKIDQNLKPYEKTLNAKNGVDENLTKNLPFFMNKAMQNEKKYDFLMNVNERDEDVEFVAKAMSTYLNVGEAIRVRMALLYSTEQFTLFRNYLIAIKEILKGVLTIKVTRKGKIKKNILTFNPGHICIMANWSRKILLYDEITQINIGSSCTPELRLFEKKYQDTSNRANYVVLRTLYRDYSFLFITDEKILMRVKSESPLIKLKNLLKNPNALLQNDDLGLNNSLMRELKDNTISTTEENCEDMRREQHEENYEGARGSSSNHLLAKNKLQDMNHTSQGFKYFFLHVLRSIKSRGVDMHNEEIKAVIKKNNMIFFDKYDFKNGKINCFLLFCQIQFDICGPEIWFTSKFDEILFTHMN
- a CDS encoding plasma membrane Ca2+ ATPase, putative (encoded by transcript PVX_083335A), with the translated sequence MNNEITKSLFPYEAKFFKGIFDKYMKNEDYSEELKVVRSSKNLMEEVISKENGLNFYLEENCDDTFLRQCKLTFFRKMLKYVYGGRGKSVDTVDGQQGKHVSEGIGDAKKLPDYFVFNKKINVINSYRIYSYCSNIIQSLPSITYFSVVKIYLANYPLSVFLSCVYFYTFVTYVCDGENLIEFLGSLFFSLIVTIGCLSLTAVHYAKENRINSIMSKMNNFKENYICRNFIKNRAKGKGKLAKFESRKTIEIRKYSKYFFLKSFLNRINAELFDYEVFKGDKHSSYVQENFKEITPMGYCPDSSEGEAKLTPSGPSCNGKSADTPRATAEGALPDRGSKTGSKLLPSEEQRDKILETHDEEGKTNVAAKKVLLCSESDGEHNPSGDDQKEGNIEEGRRTSTEMEKEKKRNLLNYILFENNLYTINSKNILVGDVVYLFKGDVIPADGILIKSNNLVVDESRILKLEKTWKKKISLDEYMYYYERSKKRKISLNELRKKKLNYLEVLNLKVKMALKRFSREEGDPGAAVAGETGENADESRGENGKIAGERGSKNNALATNFEKLFEYSPLVLSESIVRAGTGIMLTTCVSKNKQMFQNTIKDMEESTELEDIINSFSKNVVIIIIFYCILCILFVFIHFLINLVENNMQTYSYNLLMFLLNCIILEIMKYLLLSIDQMPLLLQNCIALNSRQIMREHFILKKKNTFEKILFTNMIYIDLEKYIKYRCVYFFCNSNFCFSTASGGGEADLQLQVGQKLAKVLNLVNLATDQGRKAEMMRSLFFKMLVQGILTTSNLYHYNENFLCIDLSLLKFLKGFKIKFEDYFICKKRLFRVISSGQDFVIAFVLSEEGFLGQGVPGAQGGEPPSVLRIFVRGRASLVLPKCSQYLDGDAVHGDVAPLREKAQQVQQEKHEAVICLAYKEVALGAKEREELFQYEDDNDYTFDNKQMNKNLEETYLKYVEQNDYTCVSILIFEKMLTKHFYFDYKMLEANGMDVKVFTKEGMSKVKKLFCDFPHFFENFQLYNAKLVGEEEALDLHYQNEGDRFGSYPQGGGKKKEKVNSQGREQKNGDENDIYETPPCEGTANLGNYTLKKGASKYLAPNKCRSEILNLKECDDNVMINMTSQNEARKKKHDFLLSNNIFYNCENTELSRLLTISNYYGKNALATNESSVVCEESSCSLRICDNRGRGECKEKSDIVILNKSLYDFVKLKNFSNCILTNLQLFIEYNITLYVCLVIFSTVCTLVNGFEFLNTIQILYIYFVKNVIFHYLSCYRKSPISTGGKKKKQTYDFFKENDINGMISSIISKTVILFLVFFFGHVFIPESTWDFVTPELRNLFEFSEFSYLTDRQQSSYFHTIRSCIRFKKNLENLKIQNVIDVKNDYRSMAEWDSYISPGRHGTILFNIFFLFFFFSYVHIYLKSFLSDIHMYCEMYKGVQADRFRNYLIPFLGNQRGGRRDLSADVRHFMEELKEEGRSAGLANTKNVNNLASGPSGPSGSSGLSGQLGSGQAGKNASREVPPTGEEQLSSQKIPIASKMMSQASPPNDNFRVMLLNLIWENSTTFVILFFLLGVHIFVIQFGSFFFNLHVRGLTLLQWAFCFACCLLDFVLYFVILRLGLFLLPASSFKTFQNLYEPRERSVFDTLNDYKRSYMSKRYKYDLKV
- a CDS encoding hypothetical protein, conserved (encoded by transcript PVX_083330A), coding for MEKKLVAESYIGFNGAISNNLILIRHEKKLDKKTYHEKLKLIEQEEIEENEKKKKLKSVYNLKSIDINHNYYELKKEELRYHFYMIYAIGTNIIKEDVVKNDRIILKSGKNRITKLYVDGGHKYICCCKESKLISNIYIYKFENEEDPIILSLHKFRTLDVSISRDGKYLLSSGGEDDKTLVLTQIGNQKFIYKSSSDYPYTNVSFFHNSNNFIIAKLNSIKICYYDFTKKLMSEEEVNTSIYKRQFLCLELKKNDEYAYLGTTTGDVLVVNIKSKVLEKILPENYLFSNGINVVKILSDNTILTGSGDGYVSLIDVAEKKIVRKTKLYGSINSIEMRNASTLYISVHENVIYVMDVINNTHKVLMLLHSNYIRDLCFPFDYNYVMYTCSHNNIMAWHFYEKKVIFLKNIEKGKFIYYDRKFLNIPTDKREKLCKMNKLHEEQVAHNLEKKKNNGDTFDKINKNLTCHSIQITKDGKYVALSVHNNIYLLTSKYMKIVTVILNAHYDYCDALEFHKQYDLITAGNHGDIKFWKFKNGKYVNVNTLGYHCTAINRIILYAGKYLCSCSEDGLITIYNIEESTLVKKIIDTSNARYRQICLNKKFDILLCCGNNNIFMYYDLIKNEISKHFYYSPFHNVLTVDMNDTGEYFITGSDDCKLRLYEFKTCTCLYIGDAHNDVINKCMFTVDNHFIISVSKDESIIYWNVPAEMKRQGLAKELEE